The genomic region AAAACATTGATTCAGCCATTCCTTCACTTTTTTGACTTAGACGACTTGTCCAAATTTCACAAAACTTGACTCATTTCTGAGGCTTAGAGACTAGAGACAAAACCCTAAGATGATGAAACCCTAACctaaaaagcaaaaagagggggtccccatttgcaatggggcaatgtgtgatcATGTCACAATAGGTCTCAAGGCTCAATTGGCATGAAAGGGATCTAGGGCACAAGCCACAAAACCTACAACCAATTCCCTATCAAAGAACACCTAAAAAATATGAATTCCAAGAAGGAAGAAAGAATAACAAACTTAAAAAAGGAAAATGAGCAGTTGAAAAAAAATAGTTGGCAATAGAGAAGAATAAGATGAAGGACAAAGAAAAAGAGTTTGACACCttgaagaagaaattagatgaGATCTGGTCTCTGGTCGAACAAATAATAGAATGCAGACCCTTTACCAAGGTCTGCGCACTTTATTTAATAAAGAAATTGTACAAATATTGGTTGGTGAAGGTAATCTCAAATCTCTCTTTTGATTTTCATAAGCCAAGGGTTTTTTGTAGCATGTATTTTTCTAGGTCAAAGAGAGAGGGATAAAATATAAGAATTCTACCAGCATGACCATTCCTCCCGCTTGAGACAAAGTGGGACCCCAATGTAACGCCCACAAACATGCATTTCTCATTGTTGTGCAATTTTCTATTGGAGTTTTTATGGGATGTAGTGTAGTCATTGGTCATCACTTTTTGATGCCAAAATATATAATTCAGCTTCACAACTTTCACTGATAATGAGATGTTAATTTATGTATTTCAATGCTTCTATATTAGTGATTTGATTAATGATTAAAGGTGATTTCATCATGCATCTTTGTATTATCCTAATTATGTTAAAATTCAAGGATTGATATCGTATTGTGGTTTATATATTATGAATTGCAAGACGTATGTGCCTTGCTTGATTTACATTCATGTGGGTCACTTACCATGTTTGTGCTTTAACTATCATTACATGGATATGCTCAATGGGTAATTGAGTGTACAAGACAAGATAAAACCAACAGTGGTTAATATCAGAGCTGAAATACATGGTTATGTTTGACTAAATTTGTCTTCCTGAcaatgtccaaaattgttgcatggCAAAAAGGTAAAGGTAATTTTTTAGGTCACTAACAAGTGGGATACCAGTTCCACTATGAGACCCCTTATCACTCAATGAGGTATAAAACCTTACCCTTGTTTGGATTCAAGCATGTGACCCCTATGGAGTACACATATCTTCACCATTAGGCCAACTATAATTTGTGCAAGATTGTGAAAGCAAACAATTCTGTTCCAAACACTATCCAAGAAAACTAGTTGTGCCCAAATGTAATGAATTATCTAGAAAGCTCAATAATAAACAAAGCTTTGAAGTTCTTTAATCAAATTAATACAGGAAAACTAAAATAAAGATAGTTCACGACTTCAAGTTAATAATCAGCCCTAAATTGAAATGAGATTCAAGAGAAATAATATTATTCATCAAAACAAATGAATGGCAGAAGAAAATGGTCCTTGAGTCGAATATTTTCTCATTAGCACCAGAAAAAAGTCCCCCATCCCTTTATTATGTAGGCCCATCTATCCGTTGTGTATTAGGTTGCAATTTCCCACCAAAGGGAATATGATTTCAATCAAGATTTTTCCCCTCCCATCAAAAAGATGAAGTCTTTGCATGTAACCAAATAGGCCAGAGATCTAGTTATATGTACAGAACAACTATATCTCTTACTCTTAGACCCTTATGACCAATTGGATCCACCACCCTTTATAAAATATGCTTGGTGGGAACATAGATAGTACAGCTTGCAAGGTTTTCTTCCCTTTACCACATTCTTAGGGCTGATGcatctctcttttttccttttctaAAGGACCAAACAAGTACATATGTTACTCAAACGCTACAATTCTTTCCATTTTTGGGTGTCTGATGTTGAGTTCATGACCTATTGGGTTATATTTATAGGGAATGATGATCATTTCACCATTATTGATCTCATCTTAATAGTGCCCCACACCCCTGCCCCCTGCCCCAGGAAAAAGGGAAACTGATCCACACCTTATTTTGAAGAGACGCATCTAATCCTCAAAACTTTAACATCCCACTGGAGATAAAATTGTTGCAGAGTTATCTTTTGACTTCTAGGGACTCCCTATAGTAGAAAGAGTGTGAGAGATCAAGCGATGGCCATAATTGTCTTCAATTGTAGCATTTTCACATCTTTTTCATAACTAATCTATACCTAAGTGACTCTCAAAATAATTTGCACCTTTTAGTGCTTCCTTTAGAAATATCCTTCTTTACCTTGAAAGTGCCAATGTGTATGCACATCACATAAATACTTTGGAGCTAAGCATACACATACCACAAGCAAACAAATAGGGTCACATCAGGCTTTTCACAAAGCATAACATTACACAATGAGTTGTGCAATGTAAGAAAACAATCTGCTCCATCTTCACAATCTGCATAAGACTGAGTAATAATACCATGAAATGCTGGATAAAATGCATACAATACAAATTTGTTTGCCCACTTATTGATTTGCAAATTCAGGCAAGAACTTCATTACCCAGAGGGGATATGAACCAGTTGATCCAAATGATCTTACCTTGTCCTTGCATTGTCTCTTTTGTGAATTTAGTTGAATACAAGCTTCCTCTAAACATCTCAATGATGACTACCGTTTCAACAAATAAAATGTACACCAAGAAAACAAACAGAAAAGAACAAACCAAGCAAATTGAACAATCAAATCATTACTAGAATTTAGATTATAAATTAAAATAGAGTAATTATCAGTAACATATTTATCTGACAATGAACTAACcccaaaattgaatttgaatgccTTGATGACATCAATGTGACATCAACATGGAAGATTCATTGAATGTTTATGGCAATTCCTCATCAACAATTAACTTTCAAGCAACTGAAATTGCAGAGAAAAAATTGAAGGGTGCTTGCCTGCTGACGTGCTGCTGTTAACtgagccagctcatcagcttcagAATGTCTCAAAAACCATTGACCTAGAGCATGTTCCTTTGTATCCCCCCTTTTCTTCTCACTAAAATTGTCATTTGCAATCCCTGAAATGAAGAGCCTTTTATAATTTGAAAATGTAATAATACGATCTTAAAATTTAAGAACTGCGATATGTTTTATCTGTTTGCTAGACAGCTAAATATACAGTAGAACTAATAGAAATCCAATGTCCTTGTGTTACATCAAAGTAAAGGAATAAACCAACCCGAAGGAGGTGGTAAGCTCAACCCAGTTGATGCTCCAGATACAACTATTGCTGGATGATTGCCAGCCCGCAAATAGAAAGATTCTGTAGGTTGTGCGATGACGATCTCGTCATATGACTCAATGACTACTGGTTTCTTTGTTGACTGTGGTCCAGATTCATCCTCAGGGTACAACTTTAGATGATGAAATCTGCTCATGAGAGAAGGTAAATCAAtgaaaatagaaattgaaaatggatATTTGTAAAACAAACACAGTTGTGACAGGAAAAAGAGAGTATAGACCACCAATCATGAGTTACACTGAGTTAACTTACAGCTCTATTTGCTTTTCTGCTACATCACTGTGGAAGTAGATAGTCATGCTTATCTCAAATTCACCCCACCCAGTTTCAGACAGCTCAAAAGGAGCAGCTTCAATAATCCTAGTTGGATTATTAAAGCTTGGGTGTAACTGAAAGACAACTCTTTTAATTGCGACCCCAAGATCCTCATTTGTTGCTCCACGAATATATACGGTCCATTTATGGGAGTGATACCTGTCAAAAAGAATGCAGAACTTTTTAAAATTGTCAGAAAGTGGCCCCACAGAAACTTCTCTTTGCAGCATTCATGTTTTCAAACATAGAAAACTTGAAGTTCTTAATGATAATCCATTACATGGCAAAGGGAAATATCAGAAGcatacaatttaaaatttaaaacaacaaaaaaaagta from Cryptomeria japonica chromosome 3, Sugi_1.0, whole genome shotgun sequence harbors:
- the LOC131075068 gene encoding transcription initiation factor TFIID subunit 14b isoform X1 translates to MGKKLGEQTDLNSRLQRAKTARVADNEYPPNSHPKNLQNQIRRVKDVEIAIPIVYGTVSFWLGKKADEYHSHKWTVYIRGATNEDLGVAIKRVVFQLHPSFNNPTRIIEAAPFELSETGWGEFEISMTIYFHSDVAEKQIELFHHLKLYPEDESGPQSTKKPVVIESYDEIVIAQPTESFYLRAGNHPAIVVSGASTGLSLPPPSGIANDNFSEKKRGDTKEHALGQWFLRHSEADELAQLTAARQQIQHHIMKLRRQVTSIEAEAQRMKSNSGQ
- the LOC131075068 gene encoding transcription initiation factor TFIID subunit 14b isoform X2, whose product is MGKKLGEQTDLNSRLQRAKTARVADNEYPPNSHPKNQIRRVKDVEIAIPIVYGTVSFWLGKKADEYHSHKWTVYIRGATNEDLGVAIKRVVFQLHPSFNNPTRIIEAAPFELSETGWGEFEISMTIYFHSDVAEKQIELFHHLKLYPEDESGPQSTKKPVVIESYDEIVIAQPTESFYLRAGNHPAIVVSGASTGLSLPPPSGIANDNFSEKKRGDTKEHALGQWFLRHSEADELAQLTAARQQIQHHIMKLRRQVTSIEAEAQRMKSNSGQ